From Drosophila nasuta strain 15112-1781.00 chromosome X, ASM2355853v1, whole genome shotgun sequence, one genomic window encodes:
- the LOC132797279 gene encoding uncharacterized protein LOC132797279: MKIFICLLATLCVCNATFLSLLGGGGGGGGGGGETKTTYNVIATPHGGGGGGGGGGSAHGHGYSHGGHGGGGGGGGGSAQLIKIILEDGNGQGHGHGHGHGHGHGGGGASAGHSYGQGYASGHSHGSYGEQVYKVIEQPAAPIAPTAYHGGSSGGYSYGSSSYAAGHGYGSGSSHSHSHGSHSSSAYQLNAILPQIIQLVLQEDALGHGGSSSGGGGYGNVDALNGQLIDAFGQKGKAIIMRADKAQGAFFNSGHVVQRGTLKVMQVRDQSQQQQRQGGGGGLWSLFGGGGSGSNSAGGSGWSQGGASSGGWSQGGSSSGGWSQGGSSSGGWSQGGASGGGWSQGGSSGGGGWSQGGSSGW; encoded by the exons ATGAAG ATCTTCATTTGTCTGTTGGCCACGCTGTGCGTCTGCAATGCCACATTTCTGTCGCTGCTCGGCGgcggaggtggaggtggaggaggcgGAGGTGAAACCAAGACCACCTACAATGTCATAGCAACACCTcatggcggcggcggcggtggcggcggagGAGGATCTGCTCATGGTCATGGCTACTCACATGGAGGTCACGGAggaggcggcggtggcggaggTGGCTCCGCGCAGCTCATCAAGATCATTCTCGAAGATGGCAATGGACAAGGTCACGGGCATGGACATGGTCATGGTCACGGACACGGAGGTGGCGGCGCCTCCGCTGGTCACAGCTACGGTCAGGGCTATGCCAGCGGTCACAGTCACGGCAGCTACGGCGAACAGGTTTACAAGGTGATCGAACAACCCGCTGCGCCCATTGCGCCCACCGCTTACCATGGCGGCTCCTCCGGTGGCTACTCTTATGGCAGCTCATCCTATGCCGCAGGTCATGGCTACGGCAGCGGCTCCTCCCACTCCCATTCCCACGGCTCGCATTCCTCTTCAGCCTATCAGCTGAATGCCATTCTCCCGCAGATCATTCAACTTGTGCTCCAGGAAGATGCTTTGGGTCATGGCGGTTCCTCCTCTGGAGGCGGTGGCTATGGAAATGTGGATGCCCTCAATGGACAGCTGATTGATGCCTTCGGCCAGAAGGGCAAAGCAATCATCATGCGTGCTGACAAAGCTCAAGGCGCCTTCTTCAACAGCGGACATGTGGTGCAACGTGGCACCCTCAAGGTGATGCAAGTTCGCGAccagtcgcagcagcaacagcgtcaGGGAGGAGGCGGTGGCCTCTGGAGTCTCtttggcggcggcggcagcggctcGAACTCAGCTGGCGGCAGTGGATGGAGTCAGGGAGGCGCCTCTTCGGGAGGTTGGAGTCAGGGAGGAAGCTCTTCCGGTGGTTGGAGTCAGGGAGGAAGCTCCTCGGGTGGTTGGAGTCAGGGTGGTGCTTCAGGCGGTGGCTGGAGCCAAGGAGGCAGCTCAGGCGGCGGTGGCTGGAGTCAGGGAGGCAGCTCCGGATGgtag